The window ccgttcgcaaaggtcagcctccccgaagcctcccattgtcccttaggaccaacaaaagagagaacgggttagagagaatgcctcactcaggatccacaagcaaacatctccgaaaacacttcatagacaatgcaaattacaaacagactttacaagctctgaatagttgcacaacaaaaggtaaaatgatccactacagaccaaaaatctctcacacgtgtccacatggcacaacctttatttacaagcctaaagcggccaccaacctaactaaaatgagactattaagcccttgaccgtccctctacatgctgtacaaagcatgaatataccaaaagacacggacatatataagcattacatcaaacatcctgtttagaagtttgtccgtgacagcatggTGCTTTCATAGTACACCAATGTTCTAGAAAATTGCAGGGTGGTAGGCGGGTGTCCATAATGATATGGACTGCATAGGTGCTACACAAACATCTATGCAACCACCAAGAAGTCGAAGAAATTTCAGAACTTTGGGAAATACATAATAAGAAAAGGATGAAgtaatgtgtatgtattccaaagTAGTCCATACACCAAGAtccaatttgaaaaaaaaaaaaatctattcatCTAGTCTTGAATCACATACAGAACAAAGATTCAACAAATGCATATAAAGAAGATCTTATATTGACCACATGAAACTCCCAATATTATGGAGGGCTTTGTCAGAAATTCTACAAAGCCCAGCAGAGAAAAGGACACATGCAGTTGAGGATTCCTGGAACAATGTCCAACAAAACAATTGAGAGAATTCTTGAAATTGTTTCATATGGATTAATATTTTCGTTGTCACACGGTCACACCTATATTATTTAGCATGTTCTACCTAGTACCTACCCAAGCCAACACAAAGGAATATTTGGAACAGCTACTATCAACATAAGCTATTCTAGAAAAAGATACATTAAAGATATCCTGATAGCAGAAAATTTGTATCCAAGGTTGAACTAATAATATCACATCCTATCTGCACACTGAGTTCAGAGAAACACCATGTTACCTTTTGTGCTAGTCTAACCAACATACTAattaaaagatatatcaatagcAGGATTCTGTCAACCTCAACTAATCTAAAAGAAAACAACTCTCAAGTATCGGGATGGCATGCTATCTATAGCCAAAGTTGAAATACAGCAACATTTATGATCTGCATAGAGGAACAGCCTGTGCTAGCTTTTTTCTGCTAATCTAACCAAACAATGATGAAAACAATCTTTTAGTAGCAGGATACTTATATCCATGATTCATAGGAACAGGATTAGTTAAGACAGTCCTAAGATTTCTTATCAAGATTGGATTATATTACAGGTTAGTATTCAAAAGATTATGTTTAGGAAAAAATGACATGCATGGTTTCCATGCAAAACCACAATAACATTGTACTAACAGATCAACAGTAACAATATCAAGCCATGTTCATTGGGACCATTACAAGGAACATTTCCATTATGCAGCTTTGCCAAGTGTAATGTCATTTATTGATCCAAAGAAATTACTAATATAGACTTGTTAACAATATATTTGAAACATAAACATGGAGTATCCAATGTGATATTTGAAGATGACCCAACTTCAGAGGGTTCTttatcattacatacaaaattgaGGGGAAGAGATTCAACCCAATAGTGTTGTGAACATTTTTATTGTATTCTCCCTCCTCCCACTATACttattcctcttcctcctcccctctctatcatcctcctcccctcctcctgGGATTGGCTGTAGCAGCTTTGACTCACCTTTATAGGTTGATATTATTGAGATCTGCATATAGTAACCGATCTGGACTGATCCAGAAATCTGGCGAGACAGATTTTTTTAGCACATTAACTAATCCAATTAGACGTTGATTCATTCTGAGTTTCTCTACAGATTCTCAAATTAGAATTGTGGATGACATTAGTGCAAGACTGCAAGTAGGCATGCACATAAAAGTATTTTAGAGCCAGTACAAAAGTTTTGCAAGTTCATGTGCATGTTAACAAGATACGATATAATGAGATATGGAAAAGCAATCATACCCTCCAATCAACTCTTCCAGTTGTGGTTCAAGCTCCTTGTCCCTTATCTCCTCTATTTTCTTTGATATAGAATCAATTCTCTGGATTGCAACACGGATTCTAGAATGGAGATCCTTGACAACCGCACGGATTTTATCAATGTTTTCTGGTTTTACTTTTGTAGATTCTTTCTGCCTCAGCAGTCTACACTTCATGTCATACTCCCTCCGGATTATACCACTTGCCTGATACACAAAAATGTAAAAGCTTAGATCTCATGTCTTAAATagcaataaattaataaaaataagtaGAGTGCAAGAGAATTACAAATTAAACTTAAGAGAAACATTGTGAAGGTCCAGGAACAATGCAATCAGGAACAATACAAATGTTCCCAAACATTTGTTTGGGAACATCTGCAATAACCAGCAACATCAAGTAACAAAATTCCCAGGAaagaaacaacaataacaacactcAAAGATAGATGACAATAATTGTTTCTTCTGGGGAAGTCATAAAGTTTATTGAGATGGGAATTACAATTTAAAGATCAGTGACCCATTATTTCAAGAAAGAAAACATGGCAAGATATGACATTGAGTTGTTAAACAAATCTAAAAAGGATTTTTAATTAGTCAATAAATGTGAATTGTATCATTGAACTCAGTCTTTCCTTCAATGATATCaccaaatataaataaataatcaagaactTGAAGTATTTGCATAACGCCCTAGACTTATTAAATTAGAAATAAAGAAAATGAGGAAGTATAAACAGTATATCAACCCACACAGAAGGCATATAAAGTCAATCTTGCTGATAGTATTAGTAAACCGCCTTATTAAATTAGAAATAAAGAAAATGAGTAAGTATAAACAGTATATCAAGCGATGCAGAAAGCGTATAAAGTCAATCTTGCTGATAGTATTAGTAAACCGCTCTCCTATCCACGTCAACCATTAATATTGGTCCAGTCAAGCCACTAATGGGCTAAGCTCATAAAATTTGTTTTGAGTCACAACTCTGACACGTTGAAGATGACAGCCATTATTACCAGCCCATTGGATCCAGTGATCTCCCTACAGGTATTGTACAAGATATATAAATGGGACCCTTCATATAGTTCATCATTTCTTATTCCTTTCTCCCAACTATCTCATTTATTTTGTCTTTACTATGCATTTGCTGCTTAGGCATTGGAGGAGGATCCCACCAGTTCCATCTCGGCTCTTCTCTTGCAAGTTAGAACTCCAAATCTAAGTGGATATTCCAAGCAGCTCAAGCTCAATTTGGTGTGTGTGCCAGCACCCAAAAAAATGAAAAGCCAGATTGGATCCGACATCATACATCAGCAGGATGACCAAAAAGTGCATCATCACTTACAAAGATGGTGTTAAAAATAGCGAATACTAAAAAGACAAGCCTCCAATTGGATGCATCAACCCACAGATAATAAGACTCACAGAAAGAAAACCAGATATATGTATCCACTGACCAACATATGGCTGATTACTAACCATAGACAGAAGTGCAAAATCAAAGGTCCTGTATTGAACTGTTGTACAACTTTTTTTTCTCATTGATCAGAAGAAGCAATTCTTGCCCTTCTACTCATTCTCAGTAATCTAAATTAACTGAAAATATAGTGAATGACAAAATAAAAGGACACCAAGTAGCAGACACatgcaaataaataaaaatacaatgAATTCTTATCAGCGTATAAGGCTTAAATGAATGACTACTAACCTTAACTTCATCATAAAGCTTTCTTTCCCATGCATATAGCCTATCTAATGTTGAGGCATGGCTACCTGAATTCATGTAAGTACCATTGAAGAGATTACCATTGGGTTCCTGTGTATCATCTTTTGTCATTGAACCAAGAAAATTCTCAGATGATGAGGAGAGCAATGACACCGACCTATGCCATGTTAAGTACTTCACTTCATTTGTAGCAGAAACTGCATTACAGACTTAAAACATTAGAAGCTTCATCATCAATAAAGCCTCCTCAAACTCgagtcctttttcttttttctaataaGTACCAATACTAGTTTCTGCACAGTAAACTTTTGGTAAACATGACACCTTAATATAGGTTAAAAATAACAATCAGAATCTGAGTTCACTAATTCTGCACAATTGCAGAAGATTGCATGTAACAGTTTTATTCTGACTTCAAGATTAACAGTTACATAAGACCAATGCTCGAGTAGAGGAACAGTGATGGCATTTAAAGGTATACTTACCCTGATGGTGAGGTGTTTCTGCTTTACAACAAGCAAGACAGGCTGTCAAAAATGCAGACGCTTTTGATCTGTGAGCTGCATCGAAGATTTGTTATTAGTACCTACCATAATAAGGTGATACATTATAAACTACGTATTCAGAATTGTAAAATTATTTACTAAATTTGTTGTAAAGATAAACAATGTGCTAACTAGTCCAGGATAATTATAAGAAAATGATCCTGACATTTGATTAATAGGCAAATATGCTAACAAGCATATGCATCGGCACACATATAAAACACTTGGAAGTTTATATATCTGAGCAAGGAGTACTTTTAAGCTAATCAGGGGTATAGCCTTTGGTCGGAGTGTAATTCTCTTCCCCTGGAATGCTCAGCAGAAATTTAATGAGGTTTTTTCTTGTCTTCTTACCATTTCCTTCAGGAAATAAAGGCCGGAATTGCACTTTGTTTGCCTCCAGCATCCTTGGGACTTCTCTTCCAGATTCAGAAGCTTTCAAGTATAGGTCTTCAATTTCATTCATACACGACAAGAAATCCCTCGCCTTGTGATTAGTTTCTGGATTAGATTCTTCAGCCTTTCCATTTATAGAAAATGCAACTTTGACGGATGCCACTTTTGTTGGTGTCTTTTCAGGAGTTCTATCATTTTCATAGATACCATTTTTAAGCTTCATATCATCCCCATTCTGGTGCTTTGTTGCAGAAACAATATCTACCATAGATTGGATGGTTGAATTGTCACTCTTTGATTGATGTTCTGAAACCAAATTTCGGTTCTTGAATATTcgaaccaatggttcattggaaggttGGTCAAAATCATCTTCCGAGTCCAAGTCATTTTTCCCATGTGCTatgtccccttcttcttcttcttccaaatcTGGTATGCCCTCCTCTTCGCTGAGATGTCTAGTTTCATCGGCATTATCAAAACCATAGTTTAACCCTTTCCCATCTTGAAATGAAAGCTGATTGTCAATAGGATGAGGAACACCAAAATAATCCCATGGCTGCATCCCGGTAGGTGTGGGGGAATCTTCAAAGGATGAAATTTCatctgattgtgatgcaaggtgcTTTGGAGTGGCGGGTGAGGTTTGTAGGGTCATCGTTACTGAAGTTGGAGGTTTCTCTTTGACTGTCATGTAAGAAGTTGTTCTGGCTTTCATGTGATTCACATGAAGATGTCCAGATGAGAGGAGAGAAGGAACTGGAGAAAATGATTCAGCTGTCTCCATATGCTGTGAAAGAGATGGAGATGAGTTTGAGAACTGCGATACAGGCTTATCAGTTGGAGCAAGAGGCTCGGGTGTTGCAGATGTTGATGTATACAAGGAAGATTTAACAGGGGATCCAGGGTCTACAAATTGTCTAAGTGCGATTCCAGTATTTCTAAGGGACTGAACATAAGAAACATGAGCAGCTGCAAGCGAGCATCTTTCATCAAGAGCTTGTCTAACAAGCCGCCTCCTTTCTCTGCATAGCACAAGGGCCTTGTCTTCTTCGATCTTTGAGTTTGCAACCCCCATTTTTATAAGAAGAATCCACAACTCTGTACCTATTTTCCAGCATACGTAAAGTTAGCTACAAGTCCGCAAACAAATATGTATTGGCAGACATGTGTCGAAGGCCGTCATCCATCTCATGCAAAAGAGAAAGTTCTCACAGTCATCATAGCGGACAGGCTAAAATAGAAAAATTGGTCAGTCAGATGATGTAGGTTGGAGAATTGGTGTGAAACACTCCCAATAAAACTCAAGCACAAAGGACAATAATCGACATATATTGCTCATTGACTGCAAAGGGGATACAAGCCTTCACACCCTAACGTTTTGTCTAATGACTTCACCTAGAAGGATCACATTCAAGACACTTCCTGTAaacaaaaagaagcaaatatCTTAAACCCAGATCACTTTTCTTACATAAAATAGAAACTAACCCCAAAAACTCATGCTTCATCTTAAATACACATTCAAAAGCTTAGATGATCCTCTTGcatgtggaaaaaaaaaagtagattgCAGAAAAACTGAGTGCCtgcttttttggctctatttcagAACGAAAAGAGCAAATTTCTTAGTATTCATGTTGGCCTATAATTTTCAAGTCGCACGATTTAACCACATATGAGTGATCAACGAAGTAACACAAATAATGCATGTGATAAAGATGAAGGGCAATTAAAAATCACTTGTAGATTGATAAAAATAGAAGCTACCCCACTCTGAAAGATTGCCGACCGCGACTCTCAGAACATGGCTGAGTCCAAATTAAACAGACGTAACCCAATGTCAAAAGATCAAGCATAACTTTATTACAAGACGATGGACAAAAACAAAGCCCACAGGAGCAAAAGAAGCTTTATGCAGTACCAATTAACACGGCCCTGCTTTCGCTAACACGTAAAAGCCGAAccacagagaaaaagaaaaaaaggaaaagaacacgGATCTCGGATTCAATGGTAACATAACCACAGACTGGAAGTACGTTAACTTTTGGGGGGGATCACATTTTCATCGTATTAACAGTAAAGATCTCGACATAAACAAGAAAAGAACGACAACAAATCAGCTCGGTGCATCGGGAACACTTAATCCGATGAATCTAAAACGGAAAAATGCGCCCGAAAGCGGGGGGAAAAAATCCTTTCCGGCCAAGAAAGTAGCGACCCAAATCGTACCCACTAAAACATATCGAACAACATCTGAATCAAAAGGAAGAGAAAAGGGATATAGAATAGGCGACAACTGCAGGAAACCAGGATTAGTTCCGTTCACCTGAGGCCCGAGCGGTAGGCTAAGGATTCCCCTCAATGAGGGATTTTGCGGGAGCTCTCATCAAAGCCGCGTAATGAGACGCTATGGAGCACGATCGAGCTCGATGGAATTCGTGCGAGAAGAGAGAAGAACACTGGCGGAGGAggagagtagagagagagaggaatggga of the Musa acuminata AAA Group cultivar baxijiao chromosome BXJ2-10, Cavendish_Baxijiao_AAA, whole genome shotgun sequence genome contains:
- the LOC135581708 gene encoding protein ROLLING AND ERECT LEAF 2-like, with amino-acid sequence MGVANSKIEEDKALVLCRERRRLVRQALDERCSLAAAHVSYVQSLRNTGIALRQFVDPGSPVKSSLYTSTSATPEPLAPTDKPVSQFSNSSPSLSQHMETAESFSPVPSLLSSGHLHVNHMKARTTSYMTVKEKPPTSVTMTLQTSPATPKHLASQSDEISSFEDSPTPTGMQPWDYFGVPHPIDNQLSFQDGKGLNYGFDNADETRHLSEEEGIPDLEEEEEGDIAHGKNDLDSEDDFDQPSNEPLVRIFKNRNLVSEHQSKSDNSTIQSMVDIVSATKHQNGDDMKLKNGIYENDRTPEKTPTKVASVKVAFSINGKAEESNPETNHKARDFLSCMNEIEDLYLKASESGREVPRMLEANKVQFRPLFPEGNAHRSKASAFLTACLACCKAETPHHQVSATNEVKYLTWHRSVSLLSSSSENFLGSMTKDDTQEPNGNLFNGTYMNSGSHASTLDRLYAWERKLYDEVKASGIIRREYDMKCRLLRQKESTKVKPENIDKIRAVVKDLHSRIRVAIQRIDSISKKIEEIRDKELEPQLEELIGGLTRMWRTMLDHHSRQYSIISLAFNNGSNKLSIQSELECRATVLEFELNSLGSNFTEWVSAHKSYLQAINEWLRKGLVLSQKRNKSFRRRPPEFCPKRDMAPPIFVTCEDWLLLLNSLPTKEVESAIKDLVTVTTHYLPCQEKKGYGTSKLSFSLPQNAEQGDKLGEHVLTNDTHANGSLDYGNLKSVLVEFLDKLKSFAKSSVSGYEALQKSIDEFRVSYERTVLRT